In a single window of the Niabella ginsenosidivorans genome:
- a CDS encoding FKBP-type peptidyl-prolyl cis-trans isomerase: MQQAKKGDKVKVHYHGKLTTGETFDSSEGRDPLPFEIGSGMVIKGFDEGVTGMTVGEKKTITIPADEAYGQVNPDMVIEMPKDRLPKDMEVEVGMPLVMSDPQGQQFQVVVKEITDDKIVLDANHPLAGKDLVFDLELVEIEGGSPLIIMP; the protein is encoded by the coding sequence ATGCAACAAGCAAAAAAGGGCGATAAGGTAAAGGTACATTATCATGGCAAACTGACTACCGGAGAAACCTTCGATTCTTCAGAGGGAAGAGATCCGTTACCTTTTGAAATCGGGAGCGGCATGGTTATTAAAGGTTTTGATGAGGGGGTAACCGGCATGACAGTTGGCGAAAAAAAGACCATCACCATTCCTGCTGACGAAGCATACGGGCAGGTAAACCCTGATATGGTAATCGAAATGCCCAAAGATCGCCTGCCTAAAGACATGGAAGTGGAAGTAGGTATGCCATTGGTGATGAGCGATCCGCAGGGACAGCAGTTCCAGGTAGTGGTAAAAGAGATCACCGATGATAAAATCGTACTGGATGCTAACCATCCGTTAGCCGGAAAGGATCTTGTTTTTGATCTGGAACTGGTGGAAATTGAAGGAGGCAGCCCGTTGATCATTATGCCATAA
- the pepT gene encoding peptidase T: MDADYSFTVAERFLQYVTIDTQSDPHSTTVPSTEKQKELGRVLADELRSMGVADAELDDQGYVYATLPSTSDKKVPVICFCSHMDTSSDCSGTHVKPIVHQNYDGKDIVLPDDPKQVIRPADHPYLKTKKGEDIITASGTTLLGADDKAGVAIIMDLAHYLTTHPEVKHGTIRILFTPDEEIGRGVDHVNLERLGADFGYTLDGGERGSYTDETFSANGATVTFYGNSIHPGYAKNKLVNAMKVAATFLDLLPKDSFSPETTEDREGFVHPVHMEGTAEKAVVSFIIRDFETARLKLHEARLEQFAKQAVGRYTGSRYEFESKEQYRNMKEIVDRHPEIGEYVKTAMERSGVVFKKHSARGGTDGSRLSFMGVPFPDIFTGEMAFHGKQEYVSIQDMQKSVETLIHLVQVWEEKSS; the protein is encoded by the coding sequence ATGGATGCAGACTATAGTTTTACGGTTGCAGAGCGGTTTTTACAATATGTAACTATTGATACCCAAAGTGATCCCCACTCAACAACTGTTCCTTCTACTGAAAAACAAAAAGAGCTGGGCAGGGTTTTGGCAGATGAGCTAAGATCTATGGGAGTAGCCGATGCTGAGCTGGATGATCAGGGGTATGTTTATGCCACCCTTCCTTCCACATCTGATAAAAAGGTTCCGGTGATCTGCTTTTGCAGTCATATGGATACCTCATCAGATTGTTCAGGTACCCATGTAAAACCGATTGTTCATCAGAATTATGACGGAAAAGATATTGTATTACCGGACGATCCAAAGCAGGTCATCCGGCCGGCAGATCATCCTTACCTGAAAACAAAAAAAGGAGAAGATATCATCACCGCTTCCGGCACCACGCTCCTGGGGGCAGATGATAAGGCTGGTGTGGCTATTATAATGGATCTGGCCCATTATTTAACAACGCACCCGGAGGTAAAGCATGGAACGATCCGGATCCTTTTTACGCCGGATGAAGAGATTGGCCGGGGCGTGGATCATGTAAACCTGGAGCGCCTGGGGGCTGATTTTGGATATACACTGGACGGTGGTGAAAGGGGCAGCTATACAGATGAAACCTTTAGCGCTAATGGTGCTACGGTTACCTTTTATGGCAACAGCATTCACCCGGGATATGCAAAGAACAAACTGGTAAATGCTATGAAAGTTGCTGCCACCTTCCTGGATCTGTTGCCGAAAGATTCATTCAGCCCGGAAACCACTGAAGACAGGGAGGGATTTGTGCACCCGGTTCATATGGAAGGAACCGCCGAAAAAGCCGTGGTTTCCTTTATTATCCGTGATTTTGAAACGGCCCGGCTAAAGTTGCATGAAGCACGGCTGGAGCAGTTTGCCAAACAGGCCGTTGGAAGGTATACCGGCAGCCGGTATGAATTTGAAAGCAAGGAGCAATACCGCAATATGAAAGAAATTGTGGACAGGCACCCGGAGATTGGGGAATATGTAAAAACAGCTATGGAAAGAAGTGGTGTTGTTTTTAAAAAGCACAGCGCCAGGGGCGGTACAGACGGGTCCCGCCTGTCTTTTATGGGCGTTCCTTTTCCGGATATCTTTACGGGTGAAATGGCTTTTCACGGAAAACAGGAATATGTAAGCATCCAGGATATGCAGAAGTCCGTGGAAACGCTGATCCATCTTGTACAGGTCTGGGAAGAAAAATCTTCTTAG
- the panD gene encoding aspartate 1-decarboxylase: MFIEVFKSKIHRATVTEAFLNYMGSITIDEDLMDAANLIENEKVQVVNVNNGERLETYVIKGRRGSGTVCLNGPAARKAQVGDIVIIISYAAMDFEEAKKHKPTIVFPKEGNRL, from the coding sequence ATGTTTATAGAAGTCTTTAAATCTAAGATACACAGGGCCACCGTTACCGAGGCTTTTTTAAATTATATGGGCAGCATTACCATTGATGAGGACCTGATGGACGCTGCCAATTTAATTGAAAATGAAAAAGTTCAGGTAGTAAATGTGAACAACGGTGAGCGCCTGGAAACCTATGTTATCAAAGGGAGGCGTGGTTCCGGGACGGTATGCCTGAACGGCCCTGCCGCCCGCAAAGCCCAGGTAGGAGATATTGTCATCATTATTTCCTATGCCGCTATGGATTTTGAGGAAGCCAAAAAACACAAGCCTACCATTGTTTTTCCAAAAGAAGGAAACAGGCTATAA
- a CDS encoding SH3 domain-containing protein, whose product MKSFFATAGFVLLMTSAHAQKKLTATASSRGAVVTHVVTSGESLNYLSKKYNVPLTALAKANGLKTSQGLKTGAVIKVPLTANNLTRSKKGIPVYYEVSGKDNLTTISHKFNGVAVKTLKSWNNLKKDVVVKGQDLLVGYLVNNAASKDDKTDDQKKSDAVAQKEQKKGKAATGKSIEVGTAINIRKKPGTDQPIVGRIEKDETVTIIKQVNKEWSSVRTGKGVEGYAATQYLVPASNVNEEPAKPATEKVQVGTAINVRKGPGTDQPIVGRIEKDETVTIIKQVDKEWSSVRTSKGIEGYAATQYLTPAPAANENENTAKTTVQKVQVGTAVNVRKGPGTDQPVVGRIEKDETISIIKQVNDEWSSVRTSNGVEGYAATQYLVPAPAGNETAAKPEAQKVTVGTAVNLRKGPGTDQPVIGRIQKDETITILKQVNGEWSSVRTGSGVEGYAATQYLTPGNEATAQNNEEVAAVKKPETATRSNTRTNQEVSSAPVADVTPAAANYDQSGFFKTAYESQSGNASTTDQPVRAGTFKTDKGWADGKYYALIDGVPAGTIVKLSNPGNNTSIYAKVLGDVKSLKQKDQLGARISDAAATALRINESDFDLVVTH is encoded by the coding sequence ATGAAATCGTTTTTTGCTACGGCCGGATTTGTTCTGTTGATGACATCAGCACATGCTCAAAAGAAATTAACTGCAACAGCTTCCTCCAGGGGTGCTGTGGTAACGCACGTTGTTACATCGGGTGAATCATTGAATTATTTAAGTAAAAAATACAATGTTCCCCTTACTGCATTGGCAAAAGCAAATGGCCTGAAAACCAGCCAGGGTTTAAAAACAGGCGCTGTTATTAAAGTGCCGCTTACGGCAAACAATCTTACCCGGTCAAAAAAGGGAATACCGGTTTATTATGAGGTGTCCGGTAAAGATAATCTGACCACTATCAGCCATAAGTTCAACGGCGTAGCTGTTAAGACCCTAAAAAGCTGGAACAATCTGAAAAAGGATGTGGTTGTAAAAGGCCAGGATCTGCTGGTAGGTTATCTGGTAAATAATGCAGCCAGTAAGGATGATAAAACAGATGACCAAAAGAAAAGTGATGCTGTTGCCCAAAAGGAGCAGAAAAAAGGAAAAGCTGCAACAGGCAAAAGCATAGAGGTAGGAACGGCCATCAATATACGAAAGAAGCCCGGCACCGATCAGCCTATTGTTGGCAGGATCGAAAAGGATGAAACGGTTACTATTATTAAGCAGGTCAATAAGGAATGGTCATCTGTCCGCACCGGTAAGGGAGTGGAAGGCTACGCGGCCACCCAATACCTGGTGCCGGCATCCAATGTAAACGAAGAACCGGCAAAGCCGGCTACCGAAAAAGTACAGGTAGGAACCGCAATCAATGTACGCAAAGGCCCCGGCACTGACCAGCCCATTGTTGGCAGGATTGAAAAAGATGAAACCGTTACTATTATTAAGCAGGTTGATAAAGAGTGGTCTTCGGTTCGTACCAGTAAAGGGATTGAAGGCTATGCGGCTACCCAGTATCTGACACCGGCACCCGCAGCGAATGAAAACGAAAATACGGCTAAGACAACTGTTCAAAAAGTGCAGGTAGGAACAGCCGTCAATGTGCGTAAAGGCCCTGGCACCGACCAACCTGTTGTAGGCAGGATCGAAAAAGATGAAACGATTTCCATTATTAAGCAGGTTAATGATGAGTGGTCGTCTGTGCGCACCAGCAATGGTGTTGAGGGCTATGCGGCTACCCAATACCTGGTGCCGGCGCCGGCCGGAAATGAGACGGCAGCCAAACCGGAAGCCCAAAAAGTAACAGTGGGTACAGCCGTAAATCTCCGTAAAGGCCCGGGTACTGATCAGCCCGTAATTGGGAGAATACAGAAAGACGAAACCATCACGATCCTGAAACAGGTGAATGGTGAATGGTCTTCCGTGCGTACAGGCAGCGGGGTGGAAGGCTATGCGGCTACGCAATACCTTACACCGGGCAATGAAGCAACTGCGCAAAATAATGAAGAAGTAGCCGCAGTTAAAAAGCCGGAAACGGCTACCCGCTCCAATACCCGTACAAACCAGGAAGTGTCTTCCGCACCTGTGGCAGACGTAACGCCTGCAGCAGCCAATTATGATCAGAGCGGCTTTTTTAAAACTGCCTATGAAAGTCAGAGCGGGAATGCTTCTACAACCGATCAACCGGTACGTGCCGGTACCTTTAAGACAGATAAAGGATGGGCCGATGGTAAATATTATGCACTTATTGATGGTGTGCCCGCAGGTACTATTGTAAAATTATCCAATCCCGGTAACAATACTTCCATTTATGCTAAAGTATTAGGTGATGTAAAAAGCCTGAAGCAAAAAGATCAGCTGGGCGCCCGCATCAGCGATGCTGCTGCCACTGCTTTACGAATCAATGAAAGCGATTTTGACCTGGTAGTTACGCATTAA
- the fmt gene encoding methionyl-tRNA formyltransferase, translating to MLYQELRIVFMGTPEFAVASLEALLHAGCTVVGVITAPDKPAGRGMELQQSPVKKYAVQKGLPVLQPEKLKNPDFLNALRSLKADLQVCVAFRMLPEIVWNMPPMGTINLHGSLLPQYRGAAPINWAVINGEKETGVTTFRLQHEIDTGNILLQESFPIGTEDTAGTVHDTMKKTGSQLLVKTIKGIADGTITETPQIIPAGASVHHAPKLFTETCLISFNKPVEQVYNLVRGLSPYPGAFTYLNGKKLKIFKAVVGQLHPDEDPGEYKTDGKTFLAFACADGYLYLKEVQLEGKKKMLIDDFLRGYQFK from the coding sequence ATGCTATATCAAGAATTGCGTATTGTATTTATGGGAACCCCTGAATTTGCAGTAGCCAGCCTGGAAGCGTTACTGCATGCAGGATGTACTGTTGTTGGCGTAATTACAGCACCGGATAAACCCGCAGGCCGTGGGATGGAATTGCAGCAAAGCCCGGTAAAAAAATATGCTGTTCAAAAGGGTTTGCCGGTATTGCAGCCGGAAAAGCTAAAAAACCCTGATTTTTTAAATGCCCTGCGCTCACTGAAAGCGGATTTACAGGTATGTGTTGCGTTCAGGATGCTGCCAGAGATCGTATGGAATATGCCGCCTATGGGAACTATTAACCTGCATGGATCACTGCTGCCGCAATACCGTGGAGCGGCCCCCATTAACTGGGCAGTGATCAATGGTGAAAAAGAAACCGGGGTAACGACGTTCAGATTACAGCATGAAATTGATACCGGCAACATCCTGCTACAGGAATCGTTTCCGATTGGTACGGAAGATACTGCCGGAACGGTACATGACACCATGAAGAAAACAGGCTCACAGTTACTGGTAAAAACAATAAAAGGAATAGCAGACGGTACCATTACAGAAACCCCTCAAATAATACCCGCAGGAGCATCAGTACATCATGCACCAAAGTTATTTACTGAAACCTGCCTGATCAGTTTTAATAAGCCCGTGGAGCAGGTATACAACCTGGTACGCGGCCTTTCACCCTATCCGGGTGCCTTCACTTATCTGAACGGAAAAAAGCTGAAGATCTTTAAAGCTGTTGTTGGGCAGCTACACCCTGATGAGGATCCGGGAGAATATAAAACCGATGGTAAAACGTTTCTGGCTTTTGCATGTGCTGACGGATATCTATATTTAAAGGAAGTACAACTGGAAGGTAAAAAAAAGATGCTGATTGATGATTTCCTGAGAGGTTACCAGTTTAAATAG